The region GGGCTCGGGACATCCTCGGCATAATCGCCCTGCCGGGCCTGAATGAAGGCGCGGGCGAAATGGGTCTTGCCCGCACCGACCGGGCCATCGAGCAGGATCATCTGGCCGGGGCGCAGCTGGGCGGCCAGCATCCGGGCAAGGGCCGAGGTCATCGCCTCGTCGGCGGTCAGGGTGGCAAGCGTCTCCATGTCACGGGTTCTAGCGGCTCGCATTCGTGGTGGGAATGGCCCCCTAGGGTAAGGCGCGAGATTGTCTCGCGGGAACGTCAATGGGCAGGGACGCGAAAACCGCTATCCTGCCCGAAATCCTGCTGACGAGATCTTTCATGCTGAAGCCCGCCCTCCTGTCGCTTGCCCTCGCCCTTGCCGCCCTGCCCGCCCATGCAACGCAGGAATACATCCTGCCGACGCTGTTCGATGTGACCGGCGTGGCCGGTGACGACGTGCTGAACATCCGCGACACCCCCTCGGCCAAGGCGGCGATCATCGGCACGCTGGCCCCCGATCAGACCCGCATAGAAGTGGTCGAGGCGCGCAATGGCTGGGCGCGGGTGAATACGGCCGAACAATCGGGCTGGGTGAACATGCGCTATCTCAGCTATCGTACCGACGTCTGGGAGGCGGAGAAGCTGCCCGCCAGCTTCCGCTGCCACGGGACCGAGCCGTTCTGGGGGCTGAGCGTCGAGCAGGGGCAGGCGGTGCTGGAAGGACCTGACATGGCAGCGACGCCCCGGCCCTTGCAGGCGGTGCTGGGCGGAGACATCTTCCGCGATCCCACCCGGGCGCTGCTGGCCCAAGGGCTGACCGCCAGCGTGGTGCCGCAGATCTGTTCCGACGGCATGTCCGACAAGCTTTACGGCTTGCGTGCCAGCGTCATCCTGACCGGCGACCAGCCGCGTTTGCTGCAGGGCTGCTGTACCATTCAGCCGTGATGGGTCAGCCCCGATCCAGCGCCGCCCTCAAGCGTTCCGCCACTTCAACCATCGTCTCGACCGGCAGCTGCGGCGGGGCGGAAAACCCGTCCAGCCCCTCGCCCAGATAGGCCATCGAGGTCATGTCATGGACATGGTGCATCGGCACCACATGGGCATGGGCATGCGGCACATGGATGCCGGTAAAGGCCATGCCGACGCGCGGCACGCCGTAGAGGCGCTTCATCGCCCGGGCCAGATCCTGCGCGCAATGGGTGATGCGGGCGGCGAGATCCTCGGGCAGATCCTCGAACCAGACGTGGTGCGCCTTGGGGATGACCAGCGCATGGCCCTCGCGCACCGGATGCAGGTCAAGGAAGGCGAGGATATGTGCGTCCTCGTAAAGCCGGTAGGCTGGCAGATCGCCGGCGGCGATGCGGCAGAAAAGGCAGTCAGCCATCAGTCCAGCCCCAGCACATCCGCCATGTCATATTCCCCCGGCCCCTTGTCCTGACCCCACAGCGCCGCGCGGATCGCGCCGCGCGCGAAGATCGCCCGGTCGGTGGCCAGATGGCGCAGCACCACCCGCTCGCCCTGGCCGGCAAAGATCACGTCATGCTCGCCCACCACGTCGCCGCCGCGAATGGCGGCAAAACCGATGCTGCCCGGCACGCGTTCGCCGGTGATCCCTTCGCGGGCGTGGGTGCGCAACTCGGCCAGCGGCTTGCCGCGTCCCTCGGCGGCAGCCTCGCCCAGCATCAGTGCGGTGCCCGAGGGGGCATCGACCTTGTGGCGATGATGGGCCTCGACCACCTCGACATCCCAATCCTCGCCAAGCGCGGCCGCGACCTTGCGGGTCAGGCCGATCAGCAGGTTGACGCCAAGGCTCATATTGCCGGCGCGGATGATCGGGGCGTGACGGGCAGCGGCGGCGATCTTTTTCAGGTCATCCTCGCCAAGCCCGGTGGTGCCGATCACATGCACCGCGCGCGCCTGTGCCGTCAGTTCGGCCAGCGCCACGGTGGCCGCCGGCGTGGTGAAATCGATCAGCGCCTGCGCCCCGGCAATCGCCTCGATCGGGTCATCGGTGACGGTGACGCCAAGCGCCGCGCCGCCCATGGCCTCGCCGACATCGCGCCCGATCCACGGGCTTCCGGGCCGGTCCACCGCCCCCGCCAGCCGCGCCTGATCGCCTTCGGTGATCAGCCGGATCAGCATCTGCCCCATGCGCCCCGAGGCGCCCGCGACCACGATTCCCGGTTTGTCCATGCGTCTTCCCCTTTTGCCCCGTGCATATCCCGTTGCGGCAAGGCCCGCGACCCCCTACATCGGGCGCATGGCACAGAAACACCATAACCAAGGATCCGGCCCCTCGCAGCGACAGCTGCGCGTGGGCGAATTGATCCGCCGCACCCTGTCGGACGTGCTGATCCGCGCCGATGTGCATGACCCCGACCTGAACCGGCACGTGATCACCGTCAGCGAGGTTCGTGCCTCGCCCGACCTGAAGGTCGCAACCGCCTATGTCATGCCCTTGGGCGGGCATGACGTCGAGGAGGCGCTGAAGGCGCTGCGCCGCAATGCGCCCGAGCTGCGCCATCTGGTCGCCAAGGGCATGACACTGAAATACGCGCCGCAACTGCGCTTCCAGCTGGACGAGACCTTCGACCGCATGGACGACACCCGCCGCATATTCGCCGACGAGCGCGTGCGCCGCGATGTCGAGGCGCATGACAGCGACGACGACGAAACCGACGATGGCAACTGACCGCTGGCGGAGGCTGGGCCTGGCCGCCGGGTTCTTCCTTGCGCTGGCGATCCCGGCCTCGGCCGAGGGTTGCGGCCGCATGGATCACGATGGCCAGAGCTATACCGTCTGCCAGGTCGAGGCTGCCGAGGAACCCCGCCTGCAACTCTGGCAGGATGACGAGGCCGGCGCGCCGCTGAACAGCTTCTACGCCGTGCGCCGGACGCTGGCGCAGGGGCAATCGCTGCGTTGGGCGATGAATGCCGGCATGTTCCATCCCGATTACCGGCCCGTGGGCCTGTTGGTGATCGAGGGCGAGGAACAACACGGCATCGTCACCGCAGGCGGTGGCGGCAATTTTGGCATGTTGCCGAACGGCGTCTTCTGCACTGGCGGCGCGCGGCCCTTCCAGGTGATCGAAAGCCGCGCTTTCGCCGCCGATAAGCCCGGTTGCCGACTGGCGACGCAATCAGGGCCGATGCTGGTGATCGATGGCGCGCTGCATCCGCGCTTCCTGATCGACAGCGACAGCCGCTATATCCGCAACGGCGTCGGCGTCTCGCCCGATGGCCAGACCGCGTGGTTCGCGATCTCGGACAAGCCGGTGACCTTTCATGAATTCGGCCGGCTCTTTCGCGACGGTCTCGGCGTGCGCGATGCGCTTTATTTCGACGGCTCGATCAGCCGGCTTTACGCGCCCGGCCTGAACCGCGCCGATTTCGGCCGCTCGCTCGGCCCGATGATCGGGCTGGTTGACGGCGGCTGAACCGCCGCCGCTATCGGAAGAAGCGCCGGATACCCCGCCGCACAAGGGAAGGCGATGTGGGGGCACCGGGTCGTCCGGCAGGGATTGGAGCCTGTCCATTCGCGGGGGTAACAAGCTCGTCATAGGCGCGACGCAGGCGGCTGACAGGCATTGGCGCCTCGTCATCGGCCCAGTTCCGGAAGAAGTCGGGGTCGACGCCGGTCTTGAACTCTTTCTGGATCTTGCGAAACAGCGGCCGGTATCTCCTGCGGATCCCCGCCGCCTCTTGCGGCGTCAGGATCGAGGTTTTCACCGTCACCAGTCCCTCGCGCGGCAGCGCGCCCATCACCTGGTCGATCACGGCCTGCTCGCAGTCAAGCGACCGTCGCAGGATGCCGGTCAGCAGGATGGCCTCGGCATTCGGTGAAATGTTCTTGTCCGGTGGGGCAGGCAAGGTCGCGACCGCTTCGGGAAGACCCGCTCGCGCCAGGAAATCGCTGAGGAGATTCGCGTTCTTCAGCTGCGAGCGCTCGTAGGGCGCGACGATGACGTTATCCCTGCCGAACAGGGTCACGAAGGTTTCCAGCCGCTTTCTGAGCGCGCGCGGCCTGGTCTGATAGGACTTCAGAAACGACTGCACGGCATGAACGCCGCTGCCGACCTTCAGCCCCTGCTTGAACCAGGCTTCCAGGAACTCGTCGGGACGCCGGAAATAGACGAGGACGGTAACGTCATAGCCTTTCAGCGCCTCCGCGATCTCGTCCGTCCTGCTTCGGTCCATGCTCTGGTGCCAGAGCCCCTCGTCCGAGATGACCAGGTTCTGGTGCTCCGGGCTTCGCGCCACGAGTGCCGCGATCCGGTCACTGTCGCGGCAGGGCCAGCCGGGATAGATCCAGCCGGCCTCCTCCAGCGCCTTGCGGTTCTCGCCAAGCCAGGACTGAATGGTCGATGTGCCGGTCTTCATCGTGCCGACGTGAAGGACGCAGCGGGGTTTGGAGGGCATCGCCCGGCCTCAACGGTCTTGCTGTTTCGGGTTCCCCCTGTGCCACCAAAGACCGGCAGGTTCAAGCGTGGTCGGCGGGGAAGGCCGGGCGAAGATGTGGTAGGTCTGGACCGAAAGGCCCCTCAGCGATGCGCCAGGTAGTCCGCTGAAACATAGCCCGAGACACTGGGCCGCGCGGCGAGCGAGACCTTGCACCAGAGCTTGCCGTCAGTGGTGACGCAGTCGTGGCGGGTCAGGGGCGTGCCATCGGGCAGGCCGATGATGATGTTGTGATCGAGGCCGGGGCCGTCGCGAAGCTTCAGCAGATCGTCCGGCCCGGCACCCTTGACCACCGCACTGGAGCCGACCGCGCATCCGCTGGCGATCATGAGGGCGAGAAGAACAGCAAAATGAGTGCGCATTATCTTACCTGCATTGTTTTGCCATCACTACGACACCATCGCCCGGAATGACAGCAGGCAGGTAACGGGCGTGGGTAGCGGGGCGCAGAGCACCAGCGCCGTCAGGCCCGGTCCATGGAGCGGCGAATCCGATCAGGGCATCGCCGCTGCGCCGGTCAAGTGGTCGCATTGGTAAGTTCCGATGTCACGCCTTCCGAGGAAGGATCGCGAAAATAGAGGAAGACTTGTGCGGCAATTCACAATTGTGACCTGCCACGGGTCATTCATCCAGCCCGGACCGGAGCCGGTTTTTGATTTGCTCTGAACAGCTGGTTTGGGCCGCAAGGAGATTAGCGATCAGCGATGCCGCACAATGAGCCGAACAGCCTAAGTCATGGAAAGCTTTTCACGCGCGACATGGAGGAGCCGGTGCTGTGCGGGCCTCCGCTCCTGTTCGTGCCCAGAAAGGAAAAGGGGCTTGCGCTGTTCTGAACCAGTGAGACGCAGACAAACAGCTCAGCCGCTCTGCTTGGTTTGTTGCGGCAGTAAGGTACTGTGCAGCTTTCTGCCGAAGCTCTTGCCTAACAATTTTTCTTCCTGTGATAGGCCGATCATCAGTTTGAAGGCTCCGATATAGCGAGCATAGTAAAGTGGCAGGGGCTCTGACGCTTTGACCCTCCGGAGAAGAGCTGCACCAAGTACAAGCAGGGCCTCTTTGAAACGGGTGTCCGCAACCTTATCTTTATAGTTTTCCGCATAACTATAGAACGCCGCGTAGTTCGGGACTTGAGATGCGCTGAATGCTATAGCTTGATAGAGGATGTCTGCACTGACCTCATCAATCTTATAGCTGTTGGTCCATCGCTCGCGCTTCTTACCGAGGGCCATGTCCAGATAGTCGTGGCTGCGCGTCTCTGAAACATGCCATGAGCGAAAGCTGTCCGCCCGTTCTTGGCCAAAGGTCAAGAGATAGTCGAACGCATTAACAGCCTCTTGTTCGCTACTTGGCGCATGAATTCCATCCATCCGCAGATCGACATAGAAGTTCCTCTGTTTGAACCCATCCAGATTTTCGAGCACCGTCTCCGGTGCATAGTACCGGTAGAGTCGGCGGTCATGGACGGGATCGCCGTCCATGACCGCCCGAACAATTTGACCGTAACCCAGAATGAGTTCTTGCTTCCTCTTGTGGGTCCCGCCCGCGTTCCAGTAGGCTTTCCACGCCTCCTTCTCGACACCGTGCTCGTAGCGTAGGAAGGTGTTTACCAGCAGCGGAATCTTGGCGATCTCTTCGAGGCCAAGGACAGTCAAAGCCGCGGCACGTGCGACCCTGTTGCCCGCAGCGAGGAACAGTGCATCATCGAATAGGCTTAGGCCGTTATTCAGGTAAGCAGTGGTCGCGGCGGCCACTTCCGTCTTAGTCAGGACGCCGTCGCGCCGTATCGGGGCGGGCTTTCGCGAAAGCCAGGATACTATGTCGTCTTCGGTCATGACTACCCAGTAACTTGATTGCTCTCTGATTTTCAGATTTCTACAATGCGTTCAACCTATTATGCGCTGAGCGTGCCACGAAGTTCAAATCCTTACCCAGCAACTTTTGTGGCGCCCAATTGGGATCGGGAATGACCACGGTGGGAACACTTGGCGGACCTTCACGGACGCCGCGGAGAACGACAGCTTTCGGCGTCTGTTCGTGAGAGTCTGAACGATTGGGATGGGCGCGCGAAGCGGACGCTGTGCTCGATAAAGTCGAAGGGCAGCTATGGGCCGTCCTTGCCCGGACCGAACAAAACTCCACCGTCATGGTGACCTGTCCGGCGCTCTACGCCGGCAGTCCATGGGCAAATGAGAATGTTCCGACAAAATAAGTCAGCTTGGCTGCCGCAAAGAAAGCATAGTGACAATCGGGGAAGACTTCTGTGGCAATTCACATCGGGTGTGGATTGCCGCGCAATATTCTCTTCATTGGAATAATTTTCAATAGCTTAGAACTTATTCCGATCACGAAGATGGCCTTTTTTGCCATTGACCTCGTCCTTCAGGGACTGTCGGCGAATTGCGCGCAGTCGTCCGCCATGCTGGACAAAGCTCTCATTTGCCTTGCCGGCGGCAATGATGGCTTTGGGGCCGCGCACTAACAATCAGGTTTCAAGGAACTTTAGCGAAGCAACTACTGTTCGCCGATCCTCATGTGAGGTCAAGCTTCCCCTGAGGTCGCACCCACAGCTACTCGGTTGATTCTGCTGGAACTTGCTACCGCCTATCCATCATCTACAAGCACAAAAATCAGCACTCGACATTGGTGTTTACGGTTCGACCACCTTGAAGCACGGTTAGTGCTCCTTGGCTCGTTCGCTCAATTGGTCTGCCTGCGCCGCAGCTCTGACAGACGGGGATCGGCCATAGTCTCATGCGCGCCTGCCAGGACGTCGAGAACCTCCTCAGTGTTGCATGGCTAGAGCGACGCGCCTTCGGCGAAGCCCGCTCTCCGCTAATCTACGCCGCGAGTTGCGCCAAATGTTCTGACGACGGACAATACGATCCGCAGCGCTTGACATGCTGAGTTGGTGAGCCGTAGCTTGAGAAGATATCGATGTTCCGAGAGATATTAATATCGCATGGCGAAAGACGCGCTGCTTGGTGCCACGGGGTTTGTCGGAAGTAATCTCCGGATCCATAGAGCATTTGCCGAGATTTACAACTCCTCGAATATCAAAAACGCCGTGGGTCAGGTTTTCGATACTGTTGTCTGTGCATCGGCACCTGGTTCGATGTTGGCTGCGAACCGAGCACCGGCACATGACGCGGCAGCGATCGACAACCTTATTCAGCATCTGTCGAAAATAAAAACTCGATGTTGTGTGCTGATCTCGACTATTGCAGTGTTACAGGATTTTGGGCGCGGGCAGGATGAAAGCACCGGCGCGTTCGAGGAGAATCTTGCTTATGGTCGCAATCGCAGAACATTGGAGTGTTTCTGTCAGGATAAATTCGAAAGATGCCTCATCCTTCGACTGCCGGCGCTTTTTGGGCAGGGTCTGCGAAAGAACATGCTGTTCGACCTGCAAAATCCGGTGCCGGAGATGCTTACGCAGGAGCGCTTTAACAGTATGGCGCAAACGCTTTCCAAGGCAGATTGGCATGACCTGAAGGCACATTACTCCTATAACCCCGACATCGCCATGTGGACACTTGACCGGGTGGGGCTGGATACATCGGACCGGAAAGAGCAGCTTGGCGTCTCGGTCACGCGGGCAGGGTTCGATGCCCTGCGTTTCACTAATCCAGCCTCGACGTTCCAGTTCTTTGGACTTGCCCAATTGCCCGATATCATTGATCAGGCGCTGCAGGCCAAGATCGCGGTGCTACACCCCGTCCCCGAGCCCTTGTCTGCCGCGCTTGTGGCCAAGGACCTGCGTGAACGGGACGCGTGGGACAGCGCCTCCGGGATTCACATAGAGGATGTCCGGACGCGCCACGGTGCGCTGTTTGGAAGTACAGACTCCTATATTGCCAGCGCCGGCAGTGTTCTTGCCAATCTGCGCGCATTCGTTGGTTCGGGTGGCTGACACAATGAAGGGTTTCGCGGTCTCGAATATTGCCTGGCCACCGGCTGAACGATTGAATGCTTATCGCCTGCTTGCCAAATTCGGGATCACTGGCCTGGAGATCGCCCCAGGTATGATCTTCGCCGATGCGCCGGATGCCTTCGCGCCGCCCGCCAGCCTCTTGCGCGAACGCATCTCGGAAATCGAGGACTCCGGTCTGACGCTTGTCTCCATGCAGTCACTGCTGTTCGGGGTACAAGACGTCAGCCTCTTCGGATCGCCCACGCAGCGGGAGGGATTCTGCCAAGGGCTGCGGCGTGCAATCCGGCTGGCTGCTGAATTATCAATTCCTCATTTGGTCCTAGGCTCGCCCCGCGAGAGGATGATACCGCCGGAAATGCCCCGGCCCGAGGCCGAGGGAATCGTCTGCGAGATTCTGGGAGAGCTTGCGGACTATGCTGCTGAGAATGGATGCCGCATCGGATTGGAGCCGAACCCGAAAATATACGGGACGAACTTCGCCATGAATACCAGCGATGCCGAGAGAATTGTCCGTCTTGTCGATCGAACGGGATTGATGCTGACGATCGATACCGGGGGTATGATCGCAAATGGTGAAATCGCGGATGCTGGCGTCATTTTCGCGGAATGTGCCGACCTGATCGGTCATGTCCACATCTCGGAACCGCACCTGGAACCCGCACCCCGTGATTCTGCAGTCCTGGATCAGATCATTTCTGCACTACGTGTTGCTAATTATCCGGAATGGATGTCGGTCGAAATGCGCTCGGCTGGTGCGTTCTCACTAGATCGGCTGAAGCACAGTTTGGAAAAATTGCGGACTACTCAGGGGCAAACAGCGTGACAGAGTCTGTAAGCAGCACGCTACGCGACGATATTCTTGTTTCGGTCTGCGTCCATGATTTCACACCGACGGCCGATAGCGTCGATGCCGTGAACAGACTTTCGCAGTCATTGGCAGGAACGTTTCGCTATTGGGAATTACTTGTCTCGGCATCGTCGGACAGCAGCCCTGATTGGTATGCGGCGTTGCAACGTTTCGCAAGTCTTCGGATTCTTCGTTTGCGGGTAGGGGTCGGCCCTTACGAGAGGCGCGCAATTCTGGCGGCTGAGGCCATTGGCGATGTGGTTGCACTTGCCTCGGTGGAAGAGATCGATTTTCTCGATTTGCGCCAGATGATCCTTGACTCGCATTGCCAGAACCTGCTGGTCATTGGCGATCGTGGCAAAAGTACCTTGGTCGACAAAATGGTCGGCATTGTCGGAAATAGCACGGGCTTTCGTGTGAACGCGCGGTTCATGCAGACCATCGTCTGCCCGCGTGCCTTGTTGACCCGGTTGCTGGACCAACCCGAACGACAACTGGCCTTGCGCTTTCCGCCAAGGGACAGAGCGATTCCAATCGAGATTCAAGTGGCCAAGCGGGAGTTTCTCACCCGGGCAAGGCGGCGTGGTCTGCGTGGCAGGCTGCATCTGGCGCAGAAGCTCATCGTCAGTTCGGCGCCCAATGTGCTGCTGGCGCTGAGCCTAGCATCGGCCACCATCCTCGTCGGAGGAGCCGCCTTCATCCTCTATGTGCTGTGCATCTGGTCCTTCAAGGAGGTGATCGAGCCGGGCTGGGTCACGACCTCAGGAATCCTTGGCCTCACGGCTGCCTTTCTGGGATTGCTCGGGCTTGGCATGAGCACCGGCATGCAAAAAATGATCGATCTGCTCGGAAATGAAGACAACGATGAGGTGCTTGAGGAGATCGGCAAGGTCAATGTCTATGCCGGGATTAGCGCCGATCTGAACATCCAATACGAACCGGGAAGCACAGCAGAGGCAATGGCGAAGCGGGCGGAATATCTCGATGACCCTGCCTGAT is a window of Paracoccus zhejiangensis DNA encoding:
- the dapB gene encoding 4-hydroxy-tetrahydrodipicolinate reductase, coding for MDKPGIVVAGASGRMGQMLIRLITEGDQARLAGAVDRPGSPWIGRDVGEAMGGAALGVTVTDDPIEAIAGAQALIDFTTPAATVALAELTAQARAVHVIGTTGLGEDDLKKIAAAARHAPIIRAGNMSLGVNLLIGLTRKVAAALGEDWDVEVVEAHHRHKVDAPSGTALMLGEAAAEGRGKPLAELRTHAREGITGERVPGSIGFAAIRGGDVVGEHDVIFAGQGERVVLRHLATDRAIFARGAIRAALWGQDKGPGEYDMADVLGLD
- a CDS encoding COG3650 family protein — protein: MLKPALLSLALALAALPAHATQEYILPTLFDVTGVAGDDVLNIRDTPSAKAAIIGTLAPDQTRIEVVEARNGWARVNTAEQSGWVNMRYLSYRTDVWEAEKLPASFRCHGTEPFWGLSVEQGQAVLEGPDMAATPRPLQAVLGGDIFRDPTRALLAQGLTASVVPQICSDGMSDKLYGLRASVILTGDQPRLLQGCCTIQP
- a CDS encoding AbiV family abortive infection protein, with amino-acid sequence MTEDDIVSWLSRKPAPIRRDGVLTKTEVAAATTAYLNNGLSLFDDALFLAAGNRVARAAALTVLGLEEIAKIPLLVNTFLRYEHGVEKEAWKAYWNAGGTHKRKQELILGYGQIVRAVMDGDPVHDRRLYRYYAPETVLENLDGFKQRNFYVDLRMDGIHAPSSEQEAVNAFDYLLTFGQERADSFRSWHVSETRSHDYLDMALGKKRERWTNSYKIDEVSADILYQAIAFSASQVPNYAAFYSYAENYKDKVADTRFKEALLVLGAALLRRVKASEPLPLYYARYIGAFKLMIGLSQEEKLLGKSFGRKLHSTLLPQQTKQSG
- a CDS encoding NAD-dependent epimerase/dehydratase family protein — translated: MAKDALLGATGFVGSNLRIHRAFAEIYNSSNIKNAVGQVFDTVVCASAPGSMLAANRAPAHDAAAIDNLIQHLSKIKTRCCVLISTIAVLQDFGRGQDESTGAFEENLAYGRNRRTLECFCQDKFERCLILRLPALFGQGLRKNMLFDLQNPVPEMLTQERFNSMAQTLSKADWHDLKAHYSYNPDIAMWTLDRVGLDTSDRKEQLGVSVTRAGFDALRFTNPASTFQFFGLAQLPDIIDQALQAKIAVLHPVPEPLSAALVAKDLRERDAWDSASGIHIEDVRTRHGALFGSTDSYIASAGSVLANLRAFVGSGG
- a CDS encoding SH3 domain-containing protein, whose amino-acid sequence is MRTHFAVLLALMIASGCAVGSSAVVKGAGPDDLLKLRDGPGLDHNIIIGLPDGTPLTRHDCVTTDGKLWCKVSLAARPSVSGYVSADYLAHR
- a CDS encoding HIT family protein — its product is MADCLFCRIAAGDLPAYRLYEDAHILAFLDLHPVREGHALVIPKAHHVWFEDLPEDLAARITHCAQDLARAMKRLYGVPRVGMAFTGIHVPHAHAHVVPMHHVHDMTSMAYLGEGLDGFSAPPQLPVETMVEVAERLRAALDRG
- a CDS encoding sugar phosphate isomerase/epimerase family protein translates to MKGFAVSNIAWPPAERLNAYRLLAKFGITGLEIAPGMIFADAPDAFAPPASLLRERISEIEDSGLTLVSMQSLLFGVQDVSLFGSPTQREGFCQGLRRAIRLAAELSIPHLVLGSPRERMIPPEMPRPEAEGIVCEILGELADYAAENGCRIGLEPNPKIYGTNFAMNTSDAERIVRLVDRTGLMLTIDTGGMIANGEIADAGVIFAECADLIGHVHISEPHLEPAPRDSAVLDQIISALRVANYPEWMSVEMRSAGAFSLDRLKHSLEKLRTTQGQTA
- the rbfA gene encoding 30S ribosome-binding factor RbfA; protein product: MAQKHHNQGSGPSQRQLRVGELIRRTLSDVLIRADVHDPDLNRHVITVSEVRASPDLKVATAYVMPLGGHDVEEALKALRRNAPELRHLVAKGMTLKYAPQLRFQLDETFDRMDDTRRIFADERVRRDVEAHDSDDDETDDGN
- a CDS encoding phosphodiester glycosidase family protein; the protein is MATDRWRRLGLAAGFFLALAIPASAEGCGRMDHDGQSYTVCQVEAAEEPRLQLWQDDEAGAPLNSFYAVRRTLAQGQSLRWAMNAGMFHPDYRPVGLLVIEGEEQHGIVTAGGGGNFGMLPNGVFCTGGARPFQVIESRAFAADKPGCRLATQSGPMLVIDGALHPRFLIDSDSRYIRNGVGVSPDGQTAWFAISDKPVTFHEFGRLFRDGLGVRDALYFDGSISRLYAPGLNRADFGRSLGPMIGLVDGG